A window of the Synechococcus sp. JA-3-3Ab genome harbors these coding sequences:
- a CDS encoding photosystem II reaction center protein J: MTSQARIPLWIVAVVVGLGVVTVVGLFFYGSYTGLGAPV, translated from the coding sequence ATGACTAGTCAGGCAAGGATCCCTCTGTGGATAGTGGCTGTGGTTGTCGGTTTGGGTGTGGTCACGGTGGTTGGGCTTTTCTTCTATGGCTCCTATACCGGTCTTGGAGCGCCCGTGTAG
- a CDS encoding RNA-guided endonuclease InsQ/TnpB family protein, with translation MRISSPSCTASAVGSTDSENTGLQSRKIRIYPEPALAKVWKRWQAACRYCYNQAIAYQRQHGAPRTARKLRDIILRSDLPEWVKDVPCHIKQNAVVEAWLAFRRSKDARFRSVRDRSHTLQFNAGNFRNGTWYPKLTRGLAFRASEEMPREWARGTELMRVKDRWYAIFPEPVNEQCSLAKGVVALDPGVRSFLTGFDGAGFVDIAKGDFGRIVRLCYHLDDLQSRLSKAPRPKRRRMRQAAFRLRERIRNLVDECHRKVAAFLTDNYRLIFLPTFESAKMVAKAGRKFGSKTARAMLTWAHYRFKQLLKFQAKKKNVVVVEVSEAYTSKTCTKCGHIHTKLGGAKVFRCPKCNHRLPRDWQGALGVMLRALRDTAFLFGLRPSSAVASASRSDNGNGQNAIASPLSSNAQQCSA, from the coding sequence TTGAGGATATCCTCACCATCCTGCACTGCTTCAGCAGTCGGCTCTACGGACTCAGAAAATACCGGGCTGCAATCGAGAAAGATACGGATTTATCCGGAGCCAGCGCTGGCTAAAGTTTGGAAGCGGTGGCAAGCGGCGTGCCGGTACTGCTACAACCAAGCGATTGCCTATCAGCGTCAGCATGGTGCTCCAAGAACGGCCAGAAAGCTGCGGGACATCATCCTGCGCTCCGACCTACCCGAGTGGGTGAAGGACGTCCCTTGCCACATCAAGCAGAACGCGGTCGTCGAGGCGTGGTTGGCGTTTCGCCGAAGCAAAGACGCGAGGTTTCGCAGTGTGCGAGACAGGTCGCATACGCTGCAATTCAACGCCGGCAACTTTCGCAATGGGACGTGGTATCCGAAACTCACCCGAGGCTTGGCGTTCCGCGCATCCGAGGAGATGCCCAGAGAATGGGCACGTGGAACTGAGCTAATGCGGGTGAAAGACAGATGGTATGCCATCTTTCCTGAGCCCGTGAACGAGCAGTGTTCGTTAGCAAAGGGGGTTGTTGCGCTTGACCCTGGAGTAAGAAGCTTCCTTACAGGGTTTGATGGGGCGGGCTTTGTAGATATTGCCAAGGGAGACTTTGGCAGGATCGTTCGGCTGTGCTACCACCTAGACGATCTGCAGTCCAGGCTGAGTAAAGCACCGAGACCCAAGCGTAGGCGAATGCGGCAAGCGGCGTTTCGTCTGCGGGAGAGAATCAGGAACTTGGTGGACGAGTGCCATCGCAAGGTAGCGGCGTTCCTAACGGATAACTACCGATTGATATTCCTCCCCACTTTCGAGTCAGCCAAGATGGTTGCCAAGGCAGGGAGGAAGTTTGGTAGCAAGACAGCAAGGGCGATGCTCACCTGGGCGCACTACCGGTTCAAGCAGCTCCTGAAGTTTCAAGCCAAGAAGAAAAACGTGGTTGTCGTGGAAGTATCGGAAGCGTACACCAGCAAAACCTGTACCAAGTGCGGGCACATCCACACCAAGTTGGGTGGCGCAAAGGTGTTTAGATGCCCAAAGTGCAACCATAGGCTACCACGAGATTGGCAAGGCGCTCTGGGTGTTATGCTCAGAGCTTTGCGGGATACCGCCTTTCTGTTTGGACTCCGTCCGAGTAGCGCGGTCGCGTCAGCATCGCGTAGTGACAACGGAAACGGACAGAATGCTATCGCTTCACCGCTGAGCAGTAATGCTCAGCAGTGTTCAGCGTAA
- a CDS encoding IS607 family transposase has product MARYVKPREAADYFGVCLHTLRRWEQKGWIKAIRTPSGRARRYDLDSYIRTPKKAKRVVLYARVSSRGQKSDLERQIARLVNLYPGAEVVGEVGGGLDFKRPKFLALLERVRAGDIGTIVVAHRDRLCRFGFELVEWYCRQYGCEILVLDDDHLSPQQELVEDILTILHCFSSRLYGLRKYRAAIEKDTDLSGASAG; this is encoded by the coding sequence ATGGCTAGGTATGTAAAACCGAGAGAAGCGGCGGATTATTTTGGGGTGTGTCTCCACACCTTGAGGCGATGGGAACAGAAGGGCTGGATCAAAGCAATACGTACTCCATCTGGTAGGGCAAGAAGGTATGACCTCGACAGCTACATCAGAACGCCAAAGAAAGCCAAACGAGTCGTTTTGTACGCCCGAGTCAGCAGTCGAGGGCAAAAGTCAGACTTGGAGAGACAGATTGCAAGACTGGTTAACCTCTATCCTGGAGCCGAAGTGGTCGGAGAGGTTGGCGGCGGTCTCGACTTCAAAAGACCAAAGTTCCTTGCCTTATTGGAACGAGTCCGTGCAGGAGATATCGGAACAATTGTGGTCGCTCACCGGGATCGACTCTGCCGGTTTGGATTTGAGCTCGTTGAGTGGTACTGCCGTCAATACGGGTGCGAAATCTTGGTTCTCGATGACGATCACCTTTCTCCCCAACAGGAACTGGTTGAGGATATCCTCACCATCCTGCACTGCTTCAGCAGTCGGCTCTACGGACTCAGAAAATACCGGGCTGCAATCGAGAAAGATACGGATTTATCCGGAGCCAGCGCTGGCTAA
- a CDS encoding S-layer homology domain-containing protein: MRCSWPLALGLCWTLGWSSLSLPAWSQGVEQQASLAWADAYVAALERQTDLVLTQEPLSATLTRLELAQWLTEFFGYVPNPNQVQEIRDLEPNTPDYWTAQAVLQAGAMRLYEGNEFRPQGDLTHLEALAILVRALQLPAPNQDDIERWMALYTDAAEVPEVGRAFVAMAGEAGLLVNVPDPARLRPNRVLSRAEGAVLLHQALVYRGQLPPLPAPVAQLRPSPAPVAKTVQPEILQTRITPESGVVPPGGTLTVEAQATPNGRATVDIGSLVQGLPMQEVQPGYYRAVYILGPQDSALSPDIRIQLSLNGRETRVQRRLPQLALGNVAPPPVESVFPPPSPLPQPATPEPAPLAPVGNRYPRIEAIRLDPQRDLVEGDILTIAIWGDSGGIAQFDLGNLALNQPMREVRPHHYEGTYVVAPTHQASNPVLRIVLTKDGLSQEHREIFPFAIDGSKGTRSTIQPVSAPVAAGLPRIFNVTTNSTNLRMGEILKVTMRGDPGGRAAFRIVGVTPEVEMREVAPGLYETQQQLPFNMQPVNNGLVEVILERGGQRATQTSPSPITIAP; the protein is encoded by the coding sequence ATGCGGTGCTCGTGGCCCCTAGCCCTGGGCCTATGTTGGACGCTAGGCTGGTCAAGCCTCAGCTTGCCGGCCTGGTCGCAAGGGGTCGAGCAGCAAGCCTCGCTGGCCTGGGCCGATGCCTACGTGGCAGCGCTGGAGCGCCAGACGGACCTGGTGCTCACCCAGGAGCCGCTGTCGGCGACCTTGACTCGTCTGGAATTGGCCCAGTGGCTAACGGAGTTTTTCGGCTACGTCCCCAACCCCAACCAGGTACAAGAGATTCGGGATCTCGAGCCCAATACCCCCGACTATTGGACGGCCCAAGCGGTGCTGCAGGCGGGAGCGATGCGCCTGTACGAGGGCAACGAGTTTCGCCCGCAAGGAGATCTCACCCACCTGGAAGCCCTGGCTATTTTGGTGCGGGCCCTGCAATTGCCTGCTCCCAACCAGGACGATATTGAGCGCTGGATGGCTCTGTACACCGATGCTGCCGAGGTGCCGGAGGTGGGGCGGGCTTTTGTGGCGATGGCAGGGGAAGCAGGGCTATTGGTGAATGTGCCGGATCCGGCCCGGCTGCGGCCCAATCGGGTGCTCAGCCGAGCCGAGGGGGCGGTGCTGTTGCACCAGGCGCTGGTGTATCGCGGTCAGCTTCCGCCTTTGCCAGCTCCGGTGGCGCAGTTGCGTCCCTCTCCTGCTCCGGTGGCCAAGACTGTCCAACCCGAAATCTTGCAAACGCGGATTACCCCTGAGTCGGGAGTGGTGCCGCCAGGGGGAACTCTGACTGTTGAGGCCCAGGCCACTCCCAACGGCAGGGCCACCGTGGATATCGGCAGCTTGGTGCAGGGCTTGCCCATGCAGGAGGTGCAGCCCGGCTATTACCGCGCCGTTTACATCCTTGGCCCTCAGGACAGCGCCCTCAGTCCCGATATTCGTATCCAACTGAGCCTCAACGGACGGGAGACCCGCGTTCAGCGGCGGCTCCCTCAACTGGCCCTGGGCAATGTCGCTCCCCCGCCGGTGGAATCGGTGTTTCCGCCCCCATCCCCTCTGCCACAACCGGCCACCCCTGAGCCTGCTCCTCTGGCTCCAGTCGGCAACCGCTATCCGCGTATTGAGGCGATTCGCTTGGATCCCCAGCGCGACCTGGTGGAAGGGGATATTCTCACCATTGCCATCTGGGGGGACTCGGGGGGGATCGCCCAGTTTGATTTGGGGAATTTGGCCCTGAACCAGCCGATGCGGGAGGTGCGACCCCACCACTACGAGGGCACCTACGTGGTGGCCCCCACCCACCAAGCCAGCAACCCCGTTTTGCGAATTGTGCTCACTAAGGATGGCCTCAGCCAGGAACACCGGGAGATCTTCCCTTTTGCAATCGATGGATCTAAGGGAACCCGCTCCACCATCCAGCCGGTCTCCGCACCTGTCGCTGCTGGGCTGCCCCGGATTTTCAATGTCACCACCAACAGCACCAACCTGCGCATGGGCGAGATCCTCAAAGTTACGATGCGAGGGGATCCGGGGGGGCGGGCAGCTTTTCGCATCGTCGGGGTGACGCCGGAGGTGGAGATGCGGGAGGTGGCGCCCGGCCTCTACGAAACCCAGCAGCAACTGCCCTTCAACATGCAGCCGGTCAACAACGGCCTCGTTGAGGTGATCCTGGAGCGGGGCGGCCAAAGAGCCACCCAAACCAGCCCCTCGCCCATTACCATCGCTCCCTGA
- the thrS gene encoding threonine--tRNA ligase, whose translation MSQPAASPQQANSPLKLLRTHESPKLERIRHTTSHVLAMAVQRLFPKAQVTIGPTTDYGFYYDFDHPEPFTPEDLERIKKEMQAIIKKGLPVIREEVSREEARRRIEALGEPYKLEILDSIPEGEPITIYHLGDEWWDLCAGPHVENTKEINPKAFDLLSVAGAYWRGDETKPQLQRIYGTAWETPEELKEYKRRLEEAKRRDHRKLGKELGLFIFADEVGPGLPLWTPKGTTLRWVLEDFLKQEQLKRGYLPVVTPHIARVDLFKISGHWQKYREDMFPMMAESEEARAAEQGFVMKPMNCPFHIQIYKSELRSYRDLPLRYAEFGTVYRYEQSGELGGLTRVRGFTVDDAHLFVRPDQLEEEFLKVVDLILVVFDKLKLKDFRARLSFRDPKSDKYLGSPEEWDMAENAIRRAVEKLSMPHFEGIGEAAFYGPKLDFIFRDALDREWQLGTVQVDYQNPQRFDLYYVAEDGSRQRPVMIHRAPFGSLERLIGILIEEYAGDFPFWLAPEQVRILPVSDQYLGYATQVRDQLREQGIRVHIDADSDRLPKKIRNAEKAKVPFMLIVGEKEQATGTVSVRQRHGKDLGSLTVADFLDQVQALN comes from the coding sequence ATGTCTCAACCAGCCGCATCCCCTCAACAGGCCAACAGCCCCCTCAAGCTGCTGCGTACCCACGAATCTCCCAAGCTGGAGCGCATCCGCCACACCACCTCTCACGTCCTGGCGATGGCGGTGCAAAGGCTGTTTCCCAAGGCCCAGGTAACCATCGGCCCGACGACCGACTATGGCTTTTACTACGACTTTGACCATCCCGAGCCCTTCACGCCGGAAGATCTGGAGCGCATCAAAAAAGAGATGCAGGCGATCATCAAGAAAGGCTTGCCGGTGATCCGCGAGGAGGTGAGCCGGGAGGAGGCCAGGCGCCGCATCGAGGCCCTCGGCGAACCTTACAAGCTGGAGATTTTAGATAGCATTCCCGAAGGCGAGCCGATCACCATCTACCATCTGGGGGATGAGTGGTGGGATCTCTGTGCCGGCCCCCACGTGGAAAACACGAAGGAGATCAACCCCAAAGCTTTTGACCTGCTCAGCGTGGCCGGCGCCTATTGGCGGGGGGACGAGACCAAGCCGCAGCTCCAGCGCATCTACGGCACCGCCTGGGAGACGCCGGAGGAGCTCAAGGAATACAAGCGGCGGCTGGAAGAGGCCAAGCGGCGGGATCACCGTAAGCTGGGCAAGGAGCTGGGCCTATTTATATTTGCCGATGAAGTGGGGCCGGGCCTGCCCCTTTGGACCCCCAAAGGAACTACTCTGCGCTGGGTGCTAGAGGATTTTCTCAAGCAGGAGCAGCTCAAGCGGGGCTATCTGCCGGTGGTGACGCCCCACATTGCCCGCGTGGATCTGTTCAAGATCTCCGGCCACTGGCAAAAGTACCGGGAAGACATGTTTCCCATGATGGCCGAGAGCGAGGAGGCGCGCGCCGCTGAACAGGGCTTTGTCATGAAGCCGATGAACTGTCCTTTTCACATCCAAATCTATAAATCAGAGCTGAGATCCTACCGCGATTTGCCGCTGCGCTATGCCGAGTTCGGCACCGTCTATCGCTACGAACAATCGGGGGAATTGGGGGGCTTGACCCGCGTTCGCGGCTTTACGGTGGACGATGCCCACCTGTTTGTCCGGCCCGATCAGCTGGAGGAGGAGTTTCTTAAGGTTGTCGATCTCATTTTGGTGGTCTTCGACAAGCTCAAACTCAAAGATTTTCGCGCCCGCCTCAGCTTCCGCGATCCCAAATCCGATAAATATCTGGGATCCCCGGAAGAGTGGGATATGGCCGAGAATGCCATTCGCCGCGCGGTGGAGAAGCTTTCAATGCCGCATTTTGAAGGGATCGGAGAGGCGGCTTTCTACGGGCCGAAGCTGGACTTTATCTTCCGCGACGCGCTGGATCGGGAGTGGCAGTTGGGCACGGTGCAGGTAGACTACCAAAACCCGCAGCGCTTTGACTTGTACTATGTGGCCGAGGACGGATCCCGGCAGCGGCCGGTAATGATCCACCGCGCTCCCTTTGGTTCGCTGGAGCGGCTCATCGGCATCCTCATCGAGGAATACGCGGGGGATTTTCCCTTCTGGCTGGCGCCGGAACAGGTGCGCATCTTGCCCGTTTCCGACCAATACCTGGGCTATGCCACCCAGGTGCGGGATCAGTTGCGAGAACAGGGGATCCGCGTCCACATCGATGCCGACAGCGACCGCCTGCCCAAAAAGATCCGCAACGCCGAGAAGGCCAAGGTTCCCTTCATGCTGATTGTGGGGGAAAAAGAGCAGGCAACTGGCACAGTGAGCGTGCGGCAGCGCCACGGAAAAGACCTGGGATCCCTGACGGTGGCAGACTTCCTGGATCAGGTGCAGGCGCTCAACTAG
- the psbF gene encoding cytochrome b559 subunit beta, translating to MATKSVNKPDEPVFYPVFTVRWLAVHTLAIPTVFFLGAIAAMQFIQR from the coding sequence ATGGCGACCAAATCTGTTAACAAACCTGACGAGCCTGTTTTCTACCCCGTTTTTACTGTCCGTTGGTTGGCGGTGCATACTTTGGCGATTCCAACCGTTTTCTTTTTGGGAGCTATTGCCGCAATGCAGTTTATTCAACGGTGA
- a CDS encoding Ppx/GppA phosphatase family protein, producing MVSSLANLAERSAAASEPKPAPLSESGVAPVIAAIDVGSNSLHMVVVRINPNIPSFTIISREKATVRLGEFCSQTGALTPAAMERARTALERFCRIAESFQVQDIVAVATSAVREAPNGPEFLKRIEQELGLRIELISGQEEARRIYLGVLSAMEFHNRLHAVVDIGGGSTELILGNGQEPEFLRSIKVGAVRLTQAFLHHDPPTSAELQALRQHVRGMLEAPIEQMRRIVEASQQPGSLTLVGTSGTIECLAQLDARRRLGAAPTRLQGYEFSLEALRAYVKELRSLTVAERQKLPGFGERRGEIILAGAVILEEVMTLLGVERIQFCERALREGLIVDWMIGQGLIEDRLRYHSSVRRRSILKLAEKYQVELPYAERVAEFALSLFDQTRGILHSWGSRERALLWAAAMLHNCGHFISHAAHHKHSYYLIRHGELLGFNEEEIEVIANLARYHRKSPPKKKHENFQRLSNERDRQVVLELSPLLRIACALDRRRLQAIQALHCRFQLLGEGPRCMELILDPKHPNDDCALELWSLNEKKKVFEQQFKLQVIPKLSTQIQRSADPFEAAV from the coding sequence ATGGTCTCTTCGCTCGCCAACCTTGCCGAACGCTCTGCCGCCGCCTCTGAACCGAAACCGGCCCCCCTTTCTGAGTCTGGAGTTGCTCCGGTCATAGCCGCCATCGATGTGGGCAGCAACTCCCTGCACATGGTGGTGGTGCGCATTAACCCCAATATCCCCAGCTTCACCATCATCTCCCGCGAAAAAGCCACCGTGCGGCTGGGGGAATTCTGCAGCCAGACGGGCGCCCTTACCCCTGCTGCCATGGAACGGGCCCGGACGGCTCTGGAGCGGTTTTGCCGCATTGCCGAGAGCTTTCAGGTGCAGGATATCGTTGCCGTGGCCACCAGCGCTGTGCGCGAGGCCCCCAATGGGCCGGAGTTCTTGAAGCGGATCGAGCAGGAGCTGGGCCTGCGCATCGAGCTGATCTCCGGCCAGGAGGAGGCCCGCCGCATCTACCTGGGGGTGCTCTCGGCCATGGAGTTCCACAATCGGCTGCACGCGGTGGTGGATATCGGCGGCGGCTCGACCGAGCTGATTCTGGGCAACGGCCAAGAGCCGGAGTTTCTACGCAGCATCAAGGTGGGGGCGGTGCGCCTGACCCAAGCTTTTTTGCACCACGATCCGCCCACCTCCGCCGAGCTGCAGGCGCTGCGGCAACATGTCCGCGGCATGCTGGAAGCTCCCATTGAGCAGATGCGGCGCATCGTCGAAGCCTCCCAACAGCCGGGATCCCTGACCTTGGTGGGCACCTCCGGCACCATCGAGTGCTTGGCCCAGTTGGATGCCCGCCGTCGGCTGGGCGCTGCCCCCACTCGCCTGCAGGGGTATGAGTTCAGCCTGGAAGCCCTGCGGGCCTATGTCAAAGAGCTGCGCTCCCTCACCGTGGCCGAACGGCAAAAACTGCCCGGCTTTGGGGAAAGACGCGGGGAGATCATCCTGGCTGGGGCCGTCATCTTGGAGGAGGTGATGACCCTGCTGGGGGTGGAGCGGATCCAGTTTTGCGAACGGGCCCTGCGGGAAGGGCTGATCGTGGATTGGATGATCGGCCAGGGGCTCATTGAAGATCGGCTGCGCTACCACAGCTCGGTGCGGCGGCGCAGCATCCTCAAGCTGGCGGAAAAATACCAGGTGGAGCTCCCCTATGCCGAGCGGGTAGCGGAGTTTGCCCTCAGTCTTTTCGATCAGACCCGCGGCATCCTGCACTCCTGGGGCTCCCGCGAGCGAGCTCTCCTCTGGGCGGCGGCCATGCTGCACAACTGCGGCCACTTCATCAGCCATGCCGCCCACCACAAGCACTCCTACTACCTGATCCGCCACGGGGAGCTGTTGGGCTTCAACGAGGAAGAGATAGAGGTGATCGCCAACCTGGCCCGCTACCACCGCAAGTCGCCCCCCAAGAAGAAGCACGAGAACTTTCAACGCCTCAGCAACGAGCGGGATCGCCAAGTTGTCCTCGAGCTCAGCCCCCTGCTGCGCATAGCCTGTGCTCTGGATCGCCGCCGCCTGCAGGCCATCCAAGCTCTCCACTGCCGTTTTCAGCTTCTGGGAGAAGGCCCCCGCTGCATGGAGCTGATTTTGGATCCCAAGCACCCTAACGACGACTGTGCCCTGGAGCTGTGGAGCTTGAACGAGAAGAAAAAGGTCTTCGAGCAACAGTTCAAGCTGCAGGTGATTCCCAAATTATCCACCCAGATCCAGCGCAGCGCGGATCCCTTTGAGGCAGCCGTCTAG
- a CDS encoding photosystem II reaction center protein L produces MADQPEKNPNTQPVELNRTSLYLGLLLVFVVGLLFSSYFLN; encoded by the coding sequence ATGGCTGATCAACCTGAGAAGAATCCCAACACCCAGCCGGTAGAGCTAAACCGCACCTCCCTATACTTGGGCTTGCTGCTGGTGTTTGTGGTGGGGCTGTTGTTTTCCAGCTACTTTCTCAACTGA
- the pyrH gene encoding UMP kinase: MKYRRILLKLSGEALMGERPYGIDPEVLQSIASEVASVVRAGVQVAIVVGGGNIWRGRKEAAAQGMDQASADYVGMLATVINALTLQDAIERAGIPTRVQTAIAMQEVAEPYIRRRAIRHLEKGRVVIFGAGSGNPFFTTDTTAALRAAEIDAEVIFKATKVDGVYDADPKTHPQARRYDVLSYQDVLTRDLRVMDSTAIALCKENQLPIVVFDLTTPGNIYRVVQGEPIGTWIGQTTPKSNGIPARLAQESGS; encoded by the coding sequence ATGAAGTACCGACGTATTCTGCTGAAGCTGAGCGGTGAAGCCCTGATGGGGGAACGTCCCTACGGGATTGACCCCGAGGTCTTGCAGTCCATTGCCAGTGAAGTAGCCTCGGTGGTGCGGGCGGGCGTGCAGGTGGCGATCGTGGTGGGAGGGGGCAATATCTGGCGCGGGCGCAAGGAAGCGGCTGCCCAGGGGATGGATCAAGCTTCTGCTGACTACGTGGGGATGTTGGCCACCGTCATCAACGCCTTAACCTTGCAAGATGCCATCGAGCGGGCCGGGATCCCGACGCGGGTGCAGACGGCCATTGCCATGCAGGAGGTGGCAGAGCCTTACATTCGTCGCCGCGCCATTCGTCACCTGGAAAAAGGGCGGGTGGTGATCTTTGGGGCAGGCTCTGGAAATCCCTTCTTCACCACCGACACGACTGCGGCCTTGCGGGCGGCGGAGATCGATGCCGAGGTGATCTTCAAAGCCACCAAGGTGGACGGGGTTTATGACGCGGATCCCAAGACCCATCCTCAGGCCCGCCGCTACGATGTCCTCAGCTACCAGGATGTGCTTACCCGCGATCTGCGGGTGATGGACAGCACTGCCATCGCCCTCTGCAAAGAAAATCAACTACCCATCGTGGTTTTCGACTTGACCACTCCCGGCAACATCTACCGGGTGGTGCAAGGGGAGCCCATCGGCACTTGGATTGGACAAACAACTCCCAAGAGCAATGGGATCCCTGCCCGCCTGGCCCAGGAGAGCGGATCCTAA
- the psbE gene encoding cytochrome b559 subunit alpha: MAGNTGERPFVDIITSVRYWVIHALTIPALFLAGWLFVSTGLAYDIFGTPRPNEYFTAERQELPIVSDRFNALEQLEKLTR, from the coding sequence ATGGCTGGCAACACTGGAGAGCGACCTTTTGTCGATATTATTACCAGCGTCCGCTACTGGGTTATTCATGCCCTGACCATTCCCGCTTTGTTTTTGGCGGGTTGGCTTTTTGTCAGCACCGGCTTGGCTTATGATATCTTTGGCACCCCGCGCCCCAATGAGTATTTCACCGCAGAGCGGCAGGAGTTACCGATTGTCAGCGACCGCTTCAACGCTCTTGAGCAACTGGAAAAGTTAACTCGCTAG
- a CDS encoding FmdB family zinc ribbon protein has product MPLYEFKCQTCGEFEVWRPLSQYRDPAYCPSCNQEGKRLISVPMVQLSSSLPISKGGREPKLIKREQHSNSDPNSPKYRSQSCGRPWMLHH; this is encoded by the coding sequence ATGCCGCTGTATGAGTTTAAGTGTCAAACCTGTGGGGAGTTTGAGGTATGGCGGCCCTTATCTCAATATCGAGATCCGGCCTATTGTCCTTCTTGCAATCAGGAAGGGAAACGTCTCATTTCAGTTCCCATGGTTCAGCTTTCCAGCTCTTTGCCTATTTCAAAGGGGGGAAGAGAACCCAAACTGATCAAGCGTGAACAGCACTCAAATTCTGATCCAAACTCGCCAAAATATCGCTCCCAATCCTGTGGGCGACCTTGGATGTTGCACCATTAG
- the fmdA gene encoding formamidase, whose product MPKTLFKVDLTKPMDQQDLPGHNRWHPDIPAVVSVNPGEVFRIECKDWTDGQIKNNDDPSDIEQVDLSVVHVLSGPIWVNGAQPGDILVVDLLDIGPLPGDEWGFTGIFAKENGGGFLTDHFPNAAKAIWDFQGIYTTSRHIPHVRFAGIIHPGLIGCAPSHELLAAWNKREAELVASAPDLRTYGAGLSGNQPVLAALPNPKNAILGTLPKSEYERVAAEAARTVPPREHGGNCDIKNLSKGTRIYFPVYVEGAKLSMGDIHFSQGDGEISFCGAIEMSGYIDLHVDLIKGGVEKYGLVNPIFKPGPVEPRYSEYLVFEGISVDELTGKQYYMDVHIAYRRACLNAIEYLKKFGFTGEQAYLLLSAAPVEGRVSGIVDIPNACCTVAIPTQIFDIDILPR is encoded by the coding sequence ATGCCCAAAACGCTGTTTAAAGTTGACCTGACTAAGCCAATGGATCAACAGGATCTACCGGGTCACAACCGCTGGCATCCTGATATTCCCGCTGTGGTTTCTGTAAACCCTGGCGAGGTATTCCGAATTGAGTGTAAAGACTGGACGGATGGGCAAATCAAAAACAACGATGATCCTTCCGACATTGAGCAGGTTGACCTAAGCGTTGTCCATGTTTTGAGTGGGCCTATTTGGGTTAACGGCGCCCAGCCTGGAGATATCCTGGTTGTCGATCTGTTAGACATTGGGCCACTGCCGGGAGACGAGTGGGGGTTTACAGGTATTTTTGCCAAAGAAAATGGAGGGGGATTCCTCACCGATCATTTTCCCAACGCGGCCAAAGCCATCTGGGATTTTCAAGGCATTTACACCACTTCCAGACACATTCCCCATGTGCGCTTTGCCGGCATCATTCACCCCGGCCTCATTGGCTGTGCCCCATCTCACGAGTTGCTGGCGGCTTGGAATAAGCGGGAAGCTGAGCTGGTCGCTTCGGCTCCCGATTTGCGCACTTACGGCGCGGGGCTATCCGGCAATCAGCCTGTGCTGGCCGCCTTGCCCAATCCCAAGAACGCAATTTTGGGAACTTTGCCCAAGTCAGAGTATGAGCGGGTTGCTGCTGAAGCGGCTCGGACGGTGCCCCCGCGAGAGCACGGTGGTAATTGCGATATTAAAAACCTGTCTAAAGGAACACGGATCTACTTCCCGGTTTACGTGGAGGGTGCCAAGCTGTCGATGGGAGATATTCACTTCTCGCAAGGGGATGGGGAGATCTCTTTTTGTGGCGCTATTGAGATGTCGGGCTACATCGATCTCCACGTCGATCTAATCAAGGGTGGTGTTGAGAAGTACGGATTGGTTAACCCCATTTTTAAGCCCGGCCCTGTTGAGCCACGTTACTCGGAATACCTTGTGTTTGAGGGCATTTCTGTGGACGAGCTTACAGGTAAGCAGTATTATATGGATGTTCACATTGCCTATCGACGCGCCTGCTTAAATGCCATCGAATATCTGAAAAAATTCGGCTTTACGGGAGAACAAGCTTATCTGCTGCTCAGTGCTGCACCGGTGGAGGGCAGAGTGAGTGGGATCGTCGATATTCCCAATGCTTGCTGTACGGTGGCTATTCCTACGCAAATCTTCGACATAGATATTCTCCCTAGGTGA
- a CDS encoding TMEM165/GDT1 family protein, whose amino-acid sequence MFSFLKQTAARAALVSFGSILLAEMGDKTQLATLLLSAHSQNLGVIFCGAAAALISTSFIGVWAGAWVARVIPPRWIKTSAGVGFLLIGLSLLWGSLPIAG is encoded by the coding sequence ATGTTCTCTTTCTTGAAACAGACAGCGGCGCGAGCTGCTCTGGTCAGCTTCGGCTCAATTTTGCTGGCCGAAATGGGCGATAAAACCCAGTTGGCCACCCTGCTCCTCAGCGCCCACTCGCAAAATCTTGGGGTGATCTTCTGCGGAGCTGCTGCTGCCCTAATCAGCACCAGCTTCATTGGGGTATGGGCGGGGGCTTGGGTAGCGCGAGTCATCCCCCCCCGCTGGATCAAAACCTCGGCAGGCGTGGGGTTCCTCCTGATCGGCCTATCTCTGCTCTGGGGATCCCTGCCCATAGCTGGCTGA